A DNA window from Anastrepha obliqua isolate idAnaObli1 chromosome 5, idAnaObli1_1.0, whole genome shotgun sequence contains the following coding sequences:
- the LOC129247745 gene encoding probable ribosome production factor 1 translates to MKKKPQNNVMDSDSDSSFDEEEPQAIGALDESSSSYEQNLPSTSKAKKSTIKSKTATASAGDDTDGQEEDMDDGDESKETTKSKGADDENDDKSDDDVESQSDDEEIESEVRIPVINPLALIKNKDQRMALYRKMKKEKHKQKMKERRARRKAGLPANPGHTIESLREKDQTTVTNLDDSDNEELRRELETDDFSSYFQRSYEPKVLITYADNPVTKTRKFGLELSRIFPNALVKIRNRSSVKNICKSAIREEYTDVVIINEDRRKPNGLLVIHLPDGPTAHFKVSNVKLTSDIKRNHKEITKHRPEVILTNFTTRLGLTVGRMLGALFHHDPEFKGRRAVTFHNQRDYIFFRHHRYEFTKEGKRVNLRELGPRFTLKLRSLQEGLFDSKTGDYSWIITNKRHAMEASRRRFFL, encoded by the coding sequence ATGAAAAAGAAGCCGCAAAACAATGTTATGGATTCCGATAGTGACTCTAGTTTTGACGAAGAAGAGCCACAAGCAATAGGAGCACTCGACGAGAGTAGCTCGAGTTATGAACAGAACCTTCCTTCCACCAGCAAGGCTAAGAAGTCTACGATAAAATCCAAAACTGCAACAGCTTCTGCGGGAGATGATACTGATGGACAGGAGGAAGATATGGATGACGGAGATGAAAGTAAAGAAACTACTAAAAGTAAAGGTGCGGATGATGAGAACGATGATAAAAGTGATGACGATGTCGAAAGTCAAAGTGATGATGAAGAAATTGAATCAGAAGTTCGTATACCCGTTATAAATCCTTTGGCACTAATTAAAAACAAGGACCAGCGTATGGCACTGTAtcggaaaatgaaaaaagagaaacataaacaaaaaatgaaagaaagacGTGCACGGCGTAAAGCTGGATTACCTGCAAATCCTGGTCACACTATAGAAAGCTTACGAGAAAAAGATCAAACGACGGTGACCAATTTAGATGACTCAGATAACGAGGAATTACGTCGAGAATTAGAAACGGACGATTTTAGTTCATATTTTCAGCGGAGCTATGAGCCGAAAGTATTGATTACTTACGCCGATAATCCTGTTACAAAAACCAGAAAGTTTGGCCTGGAACTAAGCCGCATATTTCCGAATGCACTAGTTAAAATACGAAATAGATCTTcggttaaaaatatatgtaagagTGCTATACGCGAGGAGTACACTGATGTAGTAATCATCAATGAGGACCGCCGCAAACCTAATGGTCTGCTTGTAATACATCTACCAGATGGACCGACGGCGCATTTTAAAGTATCTAATGTTAAATTAACATCAGATATTAAACGCAATCATAAAGAGATAACGAAACATAGACCCGAAGTAATATTGACAAACTTTACCACAAGACTAGGTCTAACTGTTGGCCGTATGTTGGGTGCCTTGTTCCACCATGATCCTGAGTTTAAAGGACGACGTGCAGTTACTTTCCACAATCAACGcgattatatatttttcagacATCATCGGTATGAGTTCACAAAAGAAGGAAAACGTGTAAATTTACGTGAATTAGGACCACGTTTTACATTGAAATTACGTTCCCTCCAGGAGGGTTTATTCGACAGCAAAACAGGGGATTACTCATGGATTATTACAAACAAACGGCATGCAATGGAGGCTTCTCGACGTCGTTTCTTCCTATGA
- the LOC129247746 gene encoding peroxisomal biogenesis factor 19, with product MAENKQNDKKELDDLLDNALQDFDKNNTSVSAGDTSKNVTANGAVGSNASDAGTAADPDAFFIEQANVLAERMQTLFGGPNTPSGELPPLPQDPDQILAGFKKMAEAAAMTLQGENPASDEEVAKYSDSIAQALKGLQEGSENLSAPVSETDVASMFNGLNLENPGESENNMFLPFMEGMMQSLLSAEILLPSIKELVEKYPKYFEEHGDKISAEDRDRYEKQLELYKVLEKQLEAEKQDDSAAVKREKFKAVLDHMRRLQEFGNPPEEILAETAGDLPILDPNLAGGAGAGANPQCPMM from the exons ATGGCAGAAAATAAACAGAACGACAAGAAGGAACTTGATGATTTGCTTGACA ACGCTTTGCAAGATTTCGATAAAAACAACACATCTGTCAGTGCAGGTGATACAAGCAAAAATGTGACTGCGAATGGGGCGGTGGGTAGTAATGCCTCGGATGCCGGTACAGCTGCAGATCCCGACGCATTTTTTAT TGAACAAGCGAATGTCTTAGCGGAACGCATGCAAACGCTTTTCGGTGGTCCGAACACACCCAGCGGTGAATTACCACCACTGCCGCAAGATCCCGATCAAATTTTGGCTGGATTCAAAAAAATGGCCGAAGCGGCAGCTATGACCTTGCAGGGTGAGAATCCAGCAAGTGACGAAGAAGTGGCCAAATATTCTGACAGTATAGCTCAAGCACTTAAG ggTCTACAAGAGGGTTCGGAAAATTTAAGTGCGCCGGTTTCTGAGACAGATGTCGCTAGCATGTTTAATGGGCTGaatttagaaaat CCTGGAGAAAGTGAAAACAATATGTTCCTACCGTTTATGGAAGGTATGATGCAAAGTCTACTGAGTGCGGAAATATTGTTGCCAAGTATTAAAGAGTTGGTTGAAAAGTACCCGAAATATTTCGAAGAGCATGGTGACAAGATTAGCGCTGAAGATCGAGATAG ATATGAAAAGCAATTGGAACTCTACAAAGTGCTAGAGAAACAGTTGGAGGCAGAAAAACAGGACGATTCAGCAGCCGTTAAGCGAGAAAAATTCAAAGCCGTATTGGACCATATGCGTAGACTGCAGGAATTTGGAAACCCGCCAGAAGAAATCTTGGCCGAAACGGCTGGCGATTTGCCAATATTAGACCCAAATTTAGCAGGTGGCGCTGGTGCTGGAGCGAACCCTCAATGTCCTATGATGTAG